A region from the Geobacter benzoatilyticus genome encodes:
- a CDS encoding sensor histidine kinase, whose product MNLFGAATGYIFSLVLVVIATLVCEVIRPYLVPTNMVMVYQLAVVVAAVKLGLRPAIATAFLGVLAFDFFFVPPRFTFSVADKEYLITFFGLFVVGVIISSLVAKVREQSQEQARLSRQAEQARILQARENLERALLNSISHDLRTPLVSITGALSALKGEGERLSDQARRELLETAFDEAERLNRFVGNLLDMTRIEAGAIRLNMEPSDIQELVGCALAAMEKRLGDREVTVELSPGLPLVSLDMVLMNQVLVNLLDNANKYAPAQSPIEIQASVREGWLCLEVTDRGPGVPPDELGRLFDKFYRIPVPERVGGTGLGLSICKGIVEAHGGKIRGENRNGGGLRIEILLPLTQPVSEKP is encoded by the coding sequence GTGAACCTTTTCGGTGCCGCAACCGGTTATATCTTCAGCCTCGTGCTAGTGGTCATTGCCACGCTGGTCTGCGAGGTTATCCGCCCCTATCTGGTGCCGACCAACATGGTCATGGTCTACCAGCTGGCAGTTGTCGTAGCAGCAGTGAAACTGGGGCTGCGGCCGGCCATCGCCACGGCGTTCCTGGGGGTACTGGCCTTCGATTTTTTCTTTGTCCCGCCACGCTTTACCTTCAGCGTCGCCGACAAGGAATATCTGATAACCTTCTTCGGGTTATTCGTCGTGGGGGTCATCATCAGCTCCCTAGTGGCCAAAGTTCGGGAGCAGTCCCAGGAACAGGCGCGCCTCTCCCGGCAGGCGGAGCAGGCACGCATCCTCCAGGCCAGGGAGAACCTGGAACGGGCGCTGCTCAACTCCATCTCCCACGACCTGCGGACCCCCTTGGTTTCCATCACCGGAGCCCTGTCCGCCCTGAAGGGGGAAGGGGAACGGCTAAGCGACCAGGCACGGAGGGAACTCCTGGAAACCGCCTTCGACGAGGCGGAGCGCCTCAACCGGTTCGTCGGCAACCTGCTCGACATGACTCGCATCGAAGCCGGCGCCATCAGGCTGAATATGGAGCCGAGCGACATACAGGAACTGGTGGGGTGCGCCCTGGCCGCCATGGAAAAGCGCCTCGGCGACCGGGAGGTTACCGTTGAGCTTTCCCCCGGACTGCCGCTGGTTTCCCTCGACATGGTGCTCATGAACCAGGTGCTCGTGAACCTTCTGGACAATGCCAACAAGTACGCGCCGGCACAAAGTCCTATTGAAATTCAGGCATCGGTCAGAGAGGGGTGGCTCTGCCTGGAGGTGACGGACCGGGGTCCCGGCGTCCCCCCGGATGAACTGGGCCGACTCTTCGACAAGTTCTACCGCATCCCGGTCCCCGAGAGAGTAGGCGGCACCGGCCTGGGTCTCTCCATCTGCAAGGGGATTGTGGAAGCCCACGGGGGCAAAATCAGGGGAGAAAACCGTAACGGAGGAGGGCTTCGCATAGAGATCCTCCTGCCGTTGACGCAACCGGTTAGCGAGAAGCCATGA
- a CDS encoding acyl-CoA thioesterase, translating to MNRDWTLIETLLPQDTNQAGSIFGGVLMSLMDKAAAITAWRYTRCDVVTAGAEEIAFIRPVRVGEVVKVEARVVCTGRTSIDMAVTVEAEDVFTGESREAARGYFTMVALDKEGNPAEVPHWTPGTDDGRRQCEAALKRRARRRERE from the coding sequence ATGAACCGAGACTGGACCCTTATCGAGACCCTCCTCCCCCAGGACACCAACCAGGCGGGAAGCATCTTCGGCGGGGTACTCATGAGCCTCATGGACAAGGCGGCGGCCATCACCGCCTGGCGCTACACCCGCTGCGACGTGGTTACTGCCGGAGCCGAGGAAATCGCCTTCATCCGGCCCGTGCGGGTCGGAGAAGTCGTGAAGGTGGAGGCGCGGGTGGTCTGCACCGGCCGGACCTCCATCGACATGGCGGTGACGGTGGAAGCGGAGGATGTCTTCACGGGAGAGAGCCGCGAGGCGGCCCGGGGATATTTCACCATGGTGGCATTGGATAAAGAAGGGAATCCGGCCGAAGTTCCCCATTGGACTCCCGGCACCGACGATGGACGCCGGCAGTGCGAGGCCGCCCTTAAGCGCCGTGCCCGGCGGAGGGAGAGGGAATAG
- a CDS encoding cytochrome-c peroxidase: MKLMRTTALTGAFLLGVTMAPSAADLNQKETLGKKLFFDMSLSANGTQSCASCHAPEAGFTGPDSTENASLAIYEGAIPNHYGNRKPPTATYAGDSPPLSYDEATGSWSGGMFWDGRATGAVLGDPLAEQAQGPYLNPLEQAIPNAQVLCIKVKRSSYAPLFEEVWGAGTLNCASDVKGVYEKIGRSVAAYERSSEVNPFTSKFDMFWDNAVAAGKDVSKIKCGTGGMGGGGAGGAMGCPGGGTDPNRWTAFRGLGLDDGELQGLAAFNDPNRADCAACHTLTPGPNGYPLFTNFSYSNIGTPKNPQNPFYTMPPKWNPDGVNWVDYGLGGYLKSAGYEATVYGPEMGKHKVPTLRNVDQRPAPDFVKSYGHNGFFKSIDDIVFFYHWRAAMDNGMGGGAGSGMTTLFPPPEVDANRAPLNMFPRPQVDSIVLFMKTLTDGYFAR; this comes from the coding sequence ATGAAATTAATGAGGACCACGGCGCTGACTGGTGCATTCCTGCTGGGAGTCACAATGGCTCCATCGGCGGCAGACCTGAATCAAAAGGAAACCCTCGGCAAGAAACTTTTCTTCGACATGAGCCTGTCGGCCAACGGCACCCAGTCATGCGCCAGCTGCCATGCACCCGAGGCGGGCTTCACGGGGCCGGACTCAACCGAAAATGCAAGCCTGGCCATTTACGAAGGCGCCATTCCCAATCATTACGGAAATCGCAAGCCACCTACCGCAACATATGCCGGCGACAGTCCGCCGCTAAGCTATGATGAAGCTACGGGAAGCTGGTCCGGCGGCATGTTCTGGGATGGACGGGCAACGGGTGCAGTCCTCGGCGACCCGCTGGCCGAACAGGCCCAGGGCCCGTACCTGAACCCCCTGGAGCAGGCCATTCCCAACGCCCAGGTCCTCTGCATCAAAGTAAAGAGATCCAGCTACGCCCCCCTCTTCGAGGAAGTGTGGGGAGCCGGCACCCTCAACTGTGCCAGCGATGTGAAGGGTGTGTACGAAAAAATCGGCCGTTCCGTGGCAGCCTACGAACGGAGCTCGGAGGTCAATCCGTTCACTTCGAAATTCGACATGTTCTGGGATAATGCCGTTGCCGCCGGCAAGGATGTCTCAAAGATCAAATGCGGTACCGGCGGCATGGGTGGTGGCGGCGCAGGTGGCGCCATGGGATGCCCCGGCGGAGGAACAGACCCCAATCGCTGGACGGCTTTCCGCGGCCTGGGGCTGGATGACGGCGAACTCCAGGGACTGGCAGCATTCAACGACCCGAATCGTGCGGACTGCGCCGCCTGCCACACCCTTACGCCCGGCCCCAACGGCTATCCGCTCTTCACCAACTTCAGCTACAGCAATATCGGCACCCCGAAAAACCCCCAAAACCCCTTCTACACCATGCCTCCCAAGTGGAACCCCGATGGCGTGAACTGGGTTGACTACGGCTTGGGAGGCTATCTGAAGAGCGCCGGATATGAGGCAACGGTCTATGGACCGGAGATGGGCAAGCATAAGGTGCCGACCCTGCGCAACGTGGACCAGCGTCCCGCACCGGATTTCGTGAAGTCTTACGGCCATAACGGTTTCTTCAAATCCATCGATGACATCGTTTTCTTCTACCACTGGCGTGCTGCCATGGATAACGGCATGGGTGGCGGCGCAGGCAGCGGCATGACCACACTGTTCCCTCCGCCGGAAGTGGATGCAAACCGCGCACCGCTGAACATGTTCCCGCGTCCGCAGGTGGACAGCATCGTCCTCTTTATGAAGACTCTCACCGACGGATATTTTGCGCGGTAA
- the wrbA gene encoding NAD(P)H:quinone oxidoreductase: MKVLIPFYSMYGHIYRMAEAVAEGVREVPGAEAALRRVPETLPADVLEKMGAVEPQKAFAHIPVCTVNELAEADAIIFGTPTRFGNMCGQMRQFLDATGGLWMKGSLVGKAGGVFSSSATQHGGQESTILTFHTFLLHQGMVIVGLPYAFAGQMRMDELTGGSPYGASTIAGGQGERLPSENDLAGARYQGKYVAEIAAKLCR; encoded by the coding sequence ATGAAAGTGCTTATTCCGTTCTATTCCATGTACGGCCATATCTACCGCATGGCCGAAGCCGTGGCTGAAGGGGTCCGCGAGGTCCCCGGCGCCGAGGCGGCGCTCCGCCGGGTTCCCGAGACCTTGCCGGCCGACGTGCTGGAGAAGATGGGAGCCGTCGAGCCCCAGAAGGCCTTCGCCCACATCCCCGTCTGCACCGTCAACGAGCTGGCTGAAGCCGACGCCATCATCTTCGGCACCCCCACCCGCTTCGGCAACATGTGCGGCCAGATGCGCCAGTTCCTGGACGCCACCGGAGGGCTCTGGATGAAAGGAAGTCTCGTGGGGAAAGCCGGCGGTGTATTCTCCAGCTCCGCCACCCAGCACGGGGGGCAGGAATCCACGATCCTCACCTTCCACACGTTCCTCCTTCACCAGGGGATGGTGATCGTGGGACTACCATACGCCTTCGCCGGCCAGATGCGCATGGACGAGCTCACCGGCGGCTCTCCCTACGGCGCCTCCACCATCGCCGGCGGCCAGGGAGAACGGCTCCCCAGCGAGAACGACCTGGCCGGCGCCCGGTACCAGGGGAAATACGTGGCGGAGATTGCGGCAAAGCTGTGTCGGTAA
- a CDS encoding FxsA family protein — protein sequence MLFKLFLIFSIIPVIEIYLLIKVGRLAGALPTVALLLLISFAGAWLVRSQGFAIMGRIQRELACGRIPAASMLDGAVILMGGLLLLTPGFFTDFIGLFFLFPLTRSMIKQYLALWLQRKLAGGQIIIHRR from the coding sequence ATGCTGTTCAAACTTTTCCTCATATTCAGCATCATCCCGGTTATCGAGATATACCTTCTCATCAAAGTCGGCAGGCTCGCCGGCGCCTTGCCGACCGTGGCCCTGCTTCTCCTCATCAGCTTCGCCGGGGCATGGCTTGTAAGATCCCAGGGGTTCGCCATCATGGGCCGCATCCAGCGGGAACTGGCCTGTGGCCGGATTCCGGCCGCAAGCATGCTTGACGGTGCCGTGATTCTCATGGGCGGACTACTTCTCCTCACCCCCGGTTTCTTCACTGACTTCATCGGCCTCTTCTTCCTCTTCCCCCTCACCCGCTCCATGATCAAGCAATACCTGGCCCTCTGGCTCCAGAGAAAACTCGCCGGCGGCCAGATCATCATCCACCGCCGCTGA
- the ppsA gene encoding phosphoenolpyruvate synthase, producing MTYIRWFSDISIGDVPLVGGKNASLGEMYRELRPLGVKIPNGFAVTAEAYWHLIRSAGVLDDMKRTLAKLHKEDVDDLAFRGHRLRELVYGAPLPAELAAEIAEAYRGLCAEYGENCDVAVRSSATAEDLPTASFAGQQETYLNIRGEAQLLDACRRCFASLFTDRAISYRIDQGFDHFKVGLSIGIMKMVRSDLASSGVIFTLDTETGFRDTVLITGAWGLGENVVQGAVNPDEFTVFKPTLRRGFRPIVRRKLGEKKIKMIYGTGTSKHLTRNVEVPGEERSRFCLTDNEVLELARQALLIEEYYSKRAGHDVPMDIEWARDGVSGELFMVQARPETVESRKRLDFLETYVLERKGEILATGTSVGGKIAAGPARVITDVHKLGGFNPGEVLVADTTTPDWEPVMKTAAAIVTNKGGRTCHAAIVSRELGIPSVVGTGNGTGRIATGKEITVSCAEGDVGSIYDGALPFRVERVDLTGLERPRTKIMMNLGNPGEAFSLCRIPNDGVGLARMEFIITNHIKVHPMALVHPERVEDEASRREIGRLTAGYPDPPAYFVEKLAEGIGTIAAAFHPKPVIVRMSDFKSNEYASLLGGRAFEPREENPMIGFRGASRYYDERYRAGFALECRALKQVRDEMGLVNVIPMIPFCRRIVEAEKVLGEMAQNGLVRGENGLEVYVMCEIPNNVIMIDEFSQLFDGFSIGSNDLTQLTLGIDRDSALVAHVFDERDPGVMRLIADVVEGARRNRRHSGICGQAPSDYPDFAAFLVREGIDSISLNPDSILKITLRVLEMEKEMKKQ from the coding sequence ATGACCTACATCCGCTGGTTCTCTGATATCTCCATCGGCGACGTCCCACTCGTTGGTGGAAAGAACGCCTCCCTGGGGGAAATGTACCGGGAGCTTCGTCCCCTGGGGGTGAAAATTCCCAACGGCTTCGCCGTTACGGCGGAGGCCTACTGGCACCTGATCCGCTCCGCCGGGGTGCTGGACGACATGAAGCGGACCCTGGCGAAACTCCACAAGGAGGACGTGGACGACCTCGCCTTCCGGGGGCACCGGCTCCGGGAGCTGGTCTACGGCGCGCCGCTCCCGGCGGAACTGGCGGCGGAGATTGCGGAGGCCTACCGGGGGCTCTGCGCCGAGTACGGCGAGAACTGCGATGTGGCGGTCCGCAGTTCCGCCACCGCCGAGGACCTCCCCACTGCCTCCTTCGCCGGGCAGCAGGAGACCTACCTGAACATCCGGGGCGAAGCCCAGCTTCTGGACGCCTGCCGCCGCTGCTTCGCATCGCTTTTCACCGACCGGGCCATCTCCTACCGCATCGACCAGGGGTTCGACCACTTCAAGGTTGGGCTCTCCATCGGCATCATGAAGATGGTCCGGTCGGACCTCGCCTCCAGCGGCGTCATCTTCACCCTCGACACCGAGACCGGCTTCCGGGACACGGTCCTGATCACCGGGGCCTGGGGGCTGGGGGAAAACGTGGTGCAGGGGGCCGTGAATCCGGACGAGTTCACGGTTTTCAAGCCGACGCTCCGCCGGGGGTTCCGCCCCATCGTCCGACGCAAGCTCGGTGAAAAGAAGATCAAGATGATTTACGGAACCGGCACATCCAAGCACCTGACCCGGAACGTGGAGGTGCCCGGGGAGGAGCGGAGCCGCTTCTGCCTCACCGACAACGAGGTCCTGGAGCTGGCCCGCCAGGCCCTCCTCATCGAAGAGTACTACTCGAAACGGGCGGGCCATGACGTTCCCATGGACATTGAATGGGCCAGGGACGGGGTTTCGGGCGAGCTCTTCATGGTCCAGGCCCGCCCCGAAACGGTGGAATCCCGGAAGCGGCTCGATTTCCTGGAAACCTACGTTCTTGAGCGGAAGGGGGAAATCCTGGCCACCGGCACCAGCGTCGGCGGAAAGATCGCCGCCGGGCCGGCACGGGTCATAACCGATGTCCACAAGCTGGGCGGATTCAACCCCGGCGAGGTGCTGGTGGCCGATACCACCACACCCGACTGGGAGCCGGTCATGAAGACCGCCGCCGCCATCGTCACCAACAAGGGAGGGCGCACCTGCCATGCCGCCATCGTCAGCCGCGAGCTGGGTATCCCGTCGGTGGTGGGAACCGGTAACGGCACCGGACGGATCGCCACCGGCAAAGAGATAACCGTATCCTGCGCCGAGGGAGACGTGGGGAGCATCTACGACGGCGCTCTCCCCTTCCGGGTGGAACGGGTGGACCTCACAGGGCTGGAGCGGCCCCGGACAAAGATCATGATGAACCTGGGGAACCCGGGGGAGGCATTCTCCCTCTGCCGGATTCCCAACGACGGCGTGGGACTCGCCCGGATGGAGTTCATCATCACCAATCACATAAAGGTCCACCCCATGGCCCTGGTACACCCGGAGCGGGTGGAAGACGAGGCGTCCCGTCGCGAGATCGGCCGCCTCACCGCCGGCTACCCCGACCCGCCCGCCTACTTCGTGGAGAAGCTGGCCGAAGGGATCGGCACCATCGCCGCCGCCTTCCATCCCAAGCCGGTCATCGTCCGGATGAGCGACTTCAAGAGCAACGAATACGCCTCGCTCCTGGGAGGGCGCGCCTTCGAGCCCCGGGAAGAGAACCCCATGATCGGCTTCCGGGGGGCGTCGCGCTACTACGACGAGCGTTACCGGGCGGGGTTCGCCCTTGAGTGTCGCGCCTTGAAGCAGGTTCGGGACGAGATGGGACTCGTGAACGTCATCCCCATGATCCCCTTCTGTCGCCGGATCGTGGAGGCGGAAAAAGTTCTGGGAGAGATGGCGCAAAACGGCCTCGTCCGCGGAGAAAACGGCCTGGAAGTCTACGTCATGTGCGAGATCCCCAATAACGTAATCATGATCGATGAATTCTCGCAGCTCTTCGACGGCTTCTCCATCGGCTCCAACGACCTGACTCAGCTGACGCTCGGCATCGACCGGGACTCGGCCCTGGTGGCCCACGTCTTCGATGAGCGGGACCCCGGCGTCATGCGCCTCATCGCCGACGTGGTTGAGGGGGCGCGGCGCAACCGCCGCCACAGCGGCATCTGCGGCCAGGCCCCCAGCGACTACCCGGATTTCGCGGCCTTCCTGGTCAGGGAGGGAATCGACTCCATCTCCCTGAACCCCGACTCGATCCTGAAGATTACCCTGCGCGTACTGGAGATGGAAAAGGAGATGAAGAAACAATGA
- a CDS encoding triphosphoribosyl-dephospho-CoA synthase: MNFSRIAEIERFAQALIKGAAMGLYLTPKPGLVDLADCGSHPDLTMAKMERSLHILADYLEEMIRSLADNEHFICRALIGRKAEEVMFKVLGTNSHKGYIFLSGLLINARWHAGSHDESAMEKAVVAAAAQYFTAQGEADATNGRSARLRYGTGGIVREAQRGLPSLFTCGVPAYLDAIGRTGSFSIACFHTLSRLMQTVEDTTTLHRGGAMGLARIRRDGLRLEQVIAENGDHISFLEDLNFEYSRLNLTMGGVADMLSLTLGYLTACGLLTGERDRSRHHGLRSIGRCAAGR, encoded by the coding sequence ATGAATTTCTCACGCATTGCCGAGATTGAACGCTTTGCCCAGGCCCTCATCAAAGGGGCGGCCATGGGCCTGTACCTCACGCCAAAACCCGGACTCGTGGATCTTGCCGACTGCGGCTCCCATCCGGACCTGACCATGGCGAAGATGGAACGCTCCCTTCACATCCTGGCCGATTACCTGGAAGAAATGATCCGCTCCCTGGCCGACAACGAGCATTTCATCTGCCGGGCACTCATTGGCCGGAAAGCAGAAGAAGTCATGTTCAAGGTCCTCGGAACCAATTCCCATAAGGGATACATCTTCCTGAGCGGCCTTCTCATCAACGCACGCTGGCACGCCGGCTCCCATGACGAATCAGCCATGGAAAAGGCGGTGGTTGCCGCCGCCGCACAGTATTTCACCGCCCAGGGCGAAGCCGACGCCACCAACGGCCGTTCGGCACGCCTCCGTTACGGTACCGGCGGCATAGTGCGCGAGGCACAGAGAGGGCTCCCGTCGCTCTTCACCTGCGGCGTACCGGCCTACCTGGATGCCATCGGGCGGACCGGCAGCTTCTCCATTGCCTGTTTCCACACCCTTTCACGCCTAATGCAGACCGTTGAGGACACCACGACCCTGCACCGCGGTGGGGCCATGGGCCTCGCCAGAATCCGCCGCGACGGCCTGCGCCTTGAACAGGTCATCGCCGAGAACGGGGACCACATTTCCTTCCTCGAAGACCTGAACTTCGAGTACTCGCGACTCAACCTCACCATGGGAGGGGTGGCGGACATGCTCTCCCTGACCCTGGGCTACCTGACCGCCTGTGGATTGCTGACCGGGGAAAGGGACCGCTCGCGTCACCACGGGCTCCGCTCCATCGGGCGCTGCGCCGCTGGTCGCTAG
- a CDS encoding helicase HerA-like domain-containing protein, producing MGTALEALLIAKGEKEVSLLPKMANRHGLVAGATGTGKTVSLRVLAERFSSIGVPVFMADMKGDLSGLALPGDENPKVAERVAKMGLEGFAYGGFPVVFWDVFGEQGHPVRTTVSEMGPLLLSRLLNLNDVQSGVLNVIFKVADDNGLLLLDFKDLQAMVRHVGDNAAEFQTAYGNISAASIGAIQRNLLALGEQGADRFFGEPALNLQDFIQTDSDGRGVINILAADKLMQSPKLYATFLLWMLSELFEQLPEAGDPEKPKLVFFFDEAHLLFDDAPKALVDKIEQVVRLIRSKGVGIYFVTQNPVDLPDTVLGQLGNRVQHALRAFTPKDQKGVKAAAETFRANPGLDVATVITELGVGEALVSVLDEKGTPTVVERALVCPPQSRFAPLSGAERTAVIARSPLAGFYEKVVDRESAHEALQAKAQAAAAAAAAEAAAAPAPVQGGRSEVAGQVGTVLGAFAKSAAHAIGSQVGRQIIRGVLGSIFGGKRR from the coding sequence ATGGGTACTGCACTGGAAGCACTTTTGATAGCCAAGGGGGAGAAGGAGGTCTCTCTTCTGCCGAAAATGGCCAATCGCCACGGCCTTGTGGCCGGGGCCACCGGCACCGGAAAGACGGTGTCGCTGCGGGTTCTGGCCGAGCGGTTCAGTTCAATCGGCGTGCCGGTATTCATGGCCGACATGAAGGGAGACCTGTCGGGGCTGGCCCTGCCGGGGGACGAGAACCCCAAGGTGGCCGAACGGGTGGCGAAGATGGGGCTGGAGGGGTTCGCCTACGGCGGTTTCCCCGTGGTTTTCTGGGACGTCTTCGGTGAGCAGGGGCACCCGGTCCGGACCACGGTATCGGAGATGGGGCCGCTCCTCCTGTCGCGTCTCCTGAACCTGAACGATGTCCAGAGCGGGGTCCTCAACGTCATCTTCAAGGTGGCCGACGACAACGGCCTGCTGCTCCTGGACTTCAAGGACCTCCAGGCCATGGTCCGGCACGTGGGGGACAACGCCGCCGAGTTCCAGACCGCCTATGGCAACATCTCCGCCGCCAGCATTGGCGCCATCCAGCGGAATCTTCTTGCCCTGGGAGAGCAGGGGGCCGACCGGTTCTTCGGGGAGCCGGCCCTGAACCTCCAGGACTTCATCCAGACCGACTCCGACGGCCGGGGGGTAATCAACATCCTGGCCGCCGACAAGCTGATGCAGTCGCCCAAGCTCTACGCCACCTTCCTCCTCTGGATGCTCTCGGAGCTTTTCGAGCAGCTCCCCGAGGCCGGCGACCCGGAGAAGCCGAAGCTGGTTTTCTTCTTCGATGAAGCCCACCTCCTCTTCGACGACGCCCCCAAGGCCCTGGTGGACAAGATCGAGCAGGTGGTGCGGCTCATCCGCTCAAAGGGGGTGGGGATCTACTTCGTGACCCAGAACCCCGTGGACCTTCCCGACACGGTGCTGGGGCAGTTGGGGAACCGGGTCCAGCACGCCCTGCGGGCCTTCACCCCCAAGGACCAGAAGGGGGTAAAGGCCGCGGCCGAAACCTTCCGGGCCAATCCGGGGCTCGACGTGGCAACGGTCATCACGGAACTGGGGGTAGGGGAGGCGCTGGTGTCGGTCCTGGACGAGAAGGGGACCCCAACCGTGGTGGAGCGGGCCCTGGTCTGTCCCCCCCAGAGCCGCTTTGCCCCCCTTTCCGGCGCCGAGCGGACGGCGGTCATAGCCCGTTCGCCCCTGGCGGGATTCTACGAAAAGGTTGTGGACCGGGAGTCGGCCCACGAGGCGCTCCAGGCAAAGGCCCAAGCTGCCGCCGCGGCCGCTGCCGCCGAGGCTGCTGCGGCACCGGCGCCGGTGCAGGGGGGCAGGAGCGAAGTGGCCGGCCAGGTGGGGACGGTGCTCGGGGCCTTTGCAAAAAGCGCGGCCCACGCCATCGGCAGCCAGGTGGGGCGCCAGATCATCCGGGGGGTGCTGGGGTCAATCTTTGGGGGAAAGCGGCGATAG
- a CDS encoding MG2 domain-containing protein, translating to MQKKRFTYRYLYFCVAMLAILVVPALACAANLVIKMTTDKTSYLQGNAVLVTALVTSADGKPVTTAKKREVKIIDPQGVTVAKRTMTSTGNGSYSYKHTLASSAPTGTWRALTAFEATSGSGEGSVSFSVVKDAPPTTGTPHANITWNGAGTCVACHSAQATQVHASVHYQWKGATPAITNHNGGGGKIAGAMNAYCINITGNWNSCSNCHVGRGAQPTATSDQAQRENIDCLVCHQEKYKRVKVNGVMVPDTAKMTITMDQAVQTVHKPTRASCLQCHATAGGGDGVKRGDLALAHGSTTDRAYDVHMATTGANLTCQGCHATSEHQIPGRGSDLRPTEGAMPVSCATTACHATKTGTGGHATTDINKHMARVACQTCHIGTYARNAFDTAATEATEVFRDWQQPHLGTTGTYHPLMQMQNDLTPVYTFWNGTSWAYDLFDIATPDPATGNYPVSRPLGGINDPKAKLYPFKYKTASQPLATLTNQLIPVDTSVYFATGNLYNAINSGLVNLGLTAGAPYQMVTTDEYQVLNHEVKTKDKALACTDCHGSTALMNLKQLGYTLKGAESVVCIQCHSFKSNPGFTSVHSKHVASKQYDCSFCHAFSRPERGLRTTK from the coding sequence ATGCAGAAAAAACGTTTTACCTATCGGTATCTTTACTTTTGTGTGGCAATGCTGGCGATCCTGGTGGTCCCGGCATTGGCCTGCGCGGCAAACCTGGTCATTAAAATGACGACCGACAAGACATCATACCTTCAGGGCAATGCGGTGCTGGTCACCGCCCTTGTAACATCGGCCGACGGCAAACCGGTGACGACGGCAAAGAAACGCGAAGTGAAAATCATCGATCCCCAGGGAGTAACGGTCGCGAAAAGAACCATGACCAGCACGGGCAACGGCTCCTATTCCTACAAGCACACTCTCGCCTCCAGTGCGCCAACCGGCACCTGGCGGGCACTGACGGCCTTCGAAGCAACAAGCGGCAGTGGCGAGGGTTCGGTTTCGTTCAGTGTCGTCAAGGACGCTCCCCCCACCACCGGCACCCCCCACGCGAACATCACATGGAATGGCGCCGGCACCTGTGTTGCCTGCCACAGCGCCCAGGCAACGCAAGTCCACGCCTCGGTCCACTACCAATGGAAGGGGGCCACGCCGGCCATCACCAACCACAACGGTGGCGGCGGAAAGATTGCCGGGGCCATGAATGCCTACTGCATCAACATCACCGGCAACTGGAACAGTTGCAGCAACTGTCACGTGGGACGCGGCGCACAGCCCACCGCCACCTCCGACCAGGCCCAACGGGAGAACATCGACTGTCTCGTCTGTCACCAGGAGAAGTACAAGCGGGTGAAAGTAAACGGCGTCATGGTCCCCGATACGGCCAAGATGACCATCACCATGGACCAGGCGGTGCAGACCGTCCACAAGCCTACCCGCGCCAGCTGTCTCCAGTGCCACGCCACGGCCGGCGGCGGCGACGGCGTTAAACGGGGCGACCTGGCCCTGGCCCACGGCAGCACCACCGACCGCGCCTATGACGTCCACATGGCTACTACCGGTGCCAACCTCACCTGCCAGGGGTGCCACGCAACCAGCGAACACCAGATCCCCGGCCGCGGCAGCGACCTTCGTCCGACCGAAGGCGCCATGCCGGTGAGCTGCGCCACCACCGCCTGCCATGCCACCAAAACCGGCACCGGCGGCCACGCCACCACCGACATCAACAAACACATGGCCCGGGTCGCCTGCCAGACCTGCCATATCGGGACCTATGCCCGCAACGCCTTCGACACCGCCGCCACCGAGGCCACCGAAGTATTCCGCGACTGGCAGCAGCCCCACCTGGGGACTACCGGCACCTACCATCCGCTCATGCAGATGCAGAACGACCTGACACCGGTCTACACCTTCTGGAACGGCACCTCCTGGGCCTACGACCTCTTCGATATCGCTACTCCCGACCCGGCCACCGGCAACTACCCGGTCAGCCGTCCCCTGGGCGGGATCAACGATCCCAAGGCCAAGCTTTATCCGTTCAAGTACAAGACCGCCAGCCAGCCCCTGGCAACCCTGACCAATCAGCTGATCCCGGTGGACACCAGCGTCTACTTCGCCACCGGCAACCTCTACAACGCCATCAACTCGGGGCTCGTGAACCTTGGGCTCACCGCCGGCGCTCCCTACCAGATGGTCACCACCGACGAGTACCAGGTGCTGAACCACGAAGTTAAGACCAAGGACAAAGCCCTAGCCTGCACCGACTGCCACGGCTCCACGGCCCTCATGAACCTGAAACAGCTCGGCTACACCCTCAAAGGGGCAGAGTCTGTAGTCTGCATCCAGTGCCACAGCTTCAAATCCAACCCTGGCTTCACATCGGTGCACAGCAAGCACGTGGCAAGCAAGCAGTACGACTGCTCCTTCTGCCACGCCTTCAGCCGTCCCGAACGGGGGCTGAGAACCACGAAGTAG